CggtttatattataaattataatttcacgATGCTGTATTTTTATATGGTATTGGTACAGAGACCGCAGGGATGCCAAGCGAAGAAGAGCAGGGGATGAAAATTATGATTCAAGAACTCTCTACTTACCTCCGGATTTCTTAAAGAATTTGTCAGAGGGTCAGGTAAGTTACTGCTAAATCTGTTGGGTGAAACTCTCAAATTTCGATGGCGCATGCAATTAATATGGTCATTTGACGAATGTAGAAACAATGGTGGGAGTTCAAGTCAAAGCATATGGACAAAGTGTTGTTTTTCAAGGTtaagttggctaagtttgttCATGACATTAGTCCATTCCTTCCAACCAAATCAAACATTTTCTCTCCATATTTGTGGTGCAGATGGGTAAATTTTATGAGCTTTTTGAGATGGATGCACATGTAGGAGTTAAAGAGCTTGATTTGCAGTATATGAAGGTGTGGGTGAATATCTAGAATTGTGAATTTTCTTTAGAATCTCGAGGTGGTTTGCCTATATGCTCGCTCTAAATAATGCATACTTACTGATTTATATGATTCTTTCAGGGAGACCAACCTCATTGTGGATTTCCAGAGAAGAACTTCTCAATGAACGCAGAGAAACTGGCTAGGAAGGTTTGcaactttgttttcttatttcattGTTGCTACTGAACTAATTCACATGTATAACGAGCCAGCCACCATGCTACCAGGGAGAAACTTACTAAGTTACCTTGGTTGGACAGGGTTATCGTGTTCTTGTTGTGGAGCAGACTGAAACACCTGAACAGCTGGAGCTTCGTCGTAAGGAGAAGGGCTCTAAAGATAAGGTATGATTTACTGTAACCAGAGActgtttttatttgttgttaattttaattgttcCTTATAGTATgtgttgatgaaatgttttacAGAGTTACTTTTCTCATTAACACCAGTTTTGATAGAGGAATATTTGTCACTTAACTTTGATGATCTTTCTTTCTAGGTTGTAAGGCGTGAGATATGTGCAGTGGTAACAAAAGGTACATTAACGGATGGGGAGTTGTTGTCTGCAAACCCTGAAGCTGCATATTTAATGGCCCTAACTGAGCATCATGAGAAACTTCCAAATGAAATTTCAGAGCGTACCTATGGTGTTTGTATAGTTGATGTTGCCACGAGTAGAGTCATTCTTGGACAGGTATGAATTTCTACATTCATTCAAATTCGCTGCCTAAATTTTATACTGCATAACCTTGTTCCAGATTGTGGATGACATCTGCAAAATGCCATCTACCTGTGAACTGTATAATTCTTCTACCTAAATTGGAATTGAAATAGATTGAGTTGGGTGGGACTGGGGGTTATATGTTGGGGATTTTAAGCTGGTAAATAGTGTGTTTGctcataatttcataatttattcgTTTTAAAGTTTCATGAATTTATGTGGAAAATGGCCATTATATGTATGCTCCTAACATGGACGTAATTAATCTACTAACTGCTGATTATCACTTAAGTAAAAGAAGAGTTGACTTCTCTGTATCGCAGTTTAAGGACGACTTGGACTGCAGTGCCTTGTGCTCTATCTTGTCTGAGATCAGGCCTGTTGAAATTGTTAAACCCGCCAAACAACTCAGTGCTGAAACGGAGAGAGCTCTGCTGAAGCATACCAGAAATCCTTTAGTGAATGAATTAATTCCAGGTGTGGAATTCTGGGATGCTGGCAAAACTCGGGATCAATTGAAGCAAATTTATGGGAACGCTAATGATGTTAGTGTTGAAGATAACGGGTTAGACTGCCTGCCAAATGTTTTACAGGAGCTGGTGAAAACAGGTGACAACAGTATAAGTGCACTTTCAGCACTAGGTGGTGCACTCTATTATCTGAAGCAGGCTTTTCTAGATGAGAGGTTGCTTAGATTTGCACAGTTTGAGTTACTTCCGCATTCTGGTTTTGATGATCTAGCTTCAAAACACTACATGGTTCTTGATGTGGCTGCCTTGGAGAATCTTGAGATTTTTGAGAATAGCAGGAATGGAGGTTCTTCTGGGTATGTTTATCATATGGTTATCCATAACCTTTCTGTTTTAGACAAGATGGGTAAGTAATGTGTTTATGTTACTGAAGTAATGGTACTTCTTGTAGCACACTCTATGCGCAACTAAACCAATGTGTTACTGCATTTGGAAAGAGATTGCTAAAGACATGGCTTGCAAGACCGTTATGTAATGTGGAGTCCATTAAGGAACGCCAGGAAGCTGTTGCAGGTTTGAAGGTAGGTAGACTATGTATTTTTCCCCTGATTCTGATAGTCCTTAAGGATAAAAGTGAAATTTGCAAGGGGGCTGTTGCTACATCATCCAGTTAAGAAGGGCTATAAACTGttggtttttgttttatgttaacTATACTTTATTCATGTTCATAATTTTTTGGTATTGCCTTTCAGTTTGTCCCACTTTTGGATATCAACTTTTAACTTTTAGTATATCTCTTTTTGGACTAATATTTCTAGCAGTAGTCATGCGATATTGTCGTCATTTGAAATAAATCCAAACACACTTgctatatttgtttgtttttatggTTTAATTAATTAGTAACCTCTTCTTTCCTTGGGAAGCATACCCATCTTGTTCTATGTAGGCCTCAGGTCAAGCAGTTTACTTGATTTGCTGTGTTCAATAATATATATGGGGTATTTTGAGCTCGTTTAAATTGTGCTTTTCTATTTATGTTGCTTTTGAAGTGATGTGGATAGAGGTTGGATGTTGTGTGTGGGATTGGCATGATGACATCTACTAGATTTTATATATGTGGCTAGGTTAAGCAGGTGATAATAATCAGATGGAAAACCGATGCATAATActgattattatttatatatgatatGCTATTTAGGGAGTTAACCTACCATCTGCTCTAGAATTTCGTGGAGCATTATCCAAGCTACCTGACATTGAGAGATTGCTTGCACGCATATTTTGCTCTAGGTAAAAACTATTGTGCAACAACCACATGTGATATTTATTTAGACCATACTGATTGTCACCAGCTTCTAATTTAATGAAGTATATATGCACCTTGGTTTTCTTGAATGCAGTGAAGCTAGTGGAAGGAATGCTAATAAAGTTATTCTATACGAGGATGCAGCTAAGAAGCAAGTACAGGAGTTCATTGCAGCTCTCCGTGGCTGTGAACAGATGCTAGAAGCATGCTCTTCGCTTGCTGTCATTTTGAATGATGTCCAATCTAGACAACTTCATCATCTGTTAACACCGGGTATGCTGGTCTCAAATATGTCATTAAATTTTTCTGTTGCTGCTTTTTGATTTATTGAATGCTATTAAGTGCAGGTAAAGGTCTTCCTGATGTTCGTATGGAACTTAATCATTTCAAGGAGGCTTTTGATTGGGTGGAAGCCAATAGCTCTGGGCGTATAATACCTCGTGAAGGAGTCGACACAGAGTATGCCTCAGCCTGTAAGACGGTTAAAGAGATTGAGTCCACTTTGTTGAAGCATCTCAAGAAGCAAAGAGAACTACTTGGAGACACATCAGTGAGAACTTTACCTGAAACAATTggagttttaatatttttatattgcatAAAATCAAATGTTGTGTTAGGATATAGGATGATAGGTTTAGGATAGAAGCCGAACGGTAACGGGGGACAACAGAACGGTATCAACAGGAGAGACCGAGCGGTAGCGATAACAGGCTGAGCGGTTAAGGGGTAGAGGTTTTTGTTGAATAGGGTAGCGTGTCAGCGCTGCTTTAAATAGAGCTCCTGTAACTCTGGATGGGGCATTGAATGATTTTGTGTAAAGTCAGGTCTTTAGCCTGTagagagaggttatgctctcaaccagggaggttatgctcccaacccaTTCATTGTACAGTGCCTATTCGTTCTGAAATAAGAGAATCATTTCATTCATCTTTGTATTCTGTTGTGTGAGATTGTGTTTGGTTAGGTTTTAGACATAGAAACCTAACAATTTGGTCCGACGTGCCGTTTTGAGAAACTGCCAGATCATCCAGAGCGTCGCCGTATCAAATGGAGAACTTGCGGTGATCCTTAGGAGAGGGGTGCCGGATCAAGAAAGGATCAAGATGTTATCAAGAAACTGCCAGATCAAAATTGGGTGTAAAGCGAAGATGGAAGGAAGCACAGAGGGACGATTGGAGGCTCTGGAGATTACGATGGAAGGGATGAAGGCGGAATCTGCCGTAGTGCGCCGAGACTTGCAAGAAATAATGAGGATGATGGGGGCGCGGGCTCACAACAACGAAGGACAATCAGGTGGAAGTCAGGCTTCCGTAAACGGGAACCAGCAACGGTGCGAGGAGGATATTGGAGGGAGAGTGGGTGGCGATCATGGTGGGACCCGAACCCACGATCACGGTGGCGATCACCAGGAGGTACAAAGTAATTGGAGGAAAAGGGTGGTCTTACCCACGTTCGAAGGGCTGGAACCTCTCAATTGGATTAATCGGGCGGAACGGTTTTTCGATATTCAGAAAGTGGCGGAGGAAGAGAAGGTGGAACTCGCGTACATAAGCATGGAGGGCAGCGTTGGGCACTAATTCAAGTTTTGGAAAGAAAAGGCCAAGAATCGTTCTTGGGAGGGTCTTAAAGCAGCCATGATTGGCCGGTTTGGAGGTGGATTTCGGGGGATGGTGTTTGAACGACTGGCGACGCTGCGACAGGAGGACACCGTGGAAGATTATGTCGATATTGGTGAGGAAAGCCCGTGGCATATCGAAGGAGCAGGTGCTGGGATATTTCCTCGCCGGACTGCGTGAGGACATTAAGGGGCAAGTTCGAATTCACGATTTGCAAGAGCTGACAATGCCAATGAGACTCGCGAGAGACGTGGAGGACACAAGGCGTGGAGCGAAAGGGGGAAGTTGGAATGCGACCAAGAATTCACAATCTTGGGAACGAGTGATCGGGGCAGTAACAAGAAACGAGATCAATCGCTCTAATCCGAGTCGACCGAGCGGGGCAGAAAGCGTAGGATcggtgagaagagaagaagtcGCAACGAGTGCCAACACTGGACCGAACGTAACGGGGGACCGGACGATATGGGCGGGAGCGACAACAGAAGCTGAACGGTCAGGAACCTACCCTATCCTGAGTTCCtgatgagaaaagaagaggggCGATGTTTTCAATGTGGGGGACCATTCGCGCCCGATCACCATTGTTTAGAAAGGAGCCCGCGGGTGGTTCTCTTAGCAGAGGATGAAGAAGACGATGAAGAGGAGGAtttgccaccacccaagcctcttGACTTGAATTGGAGGGCATAGCTAGTGTGCGCCCTTCATATTGTAAACACGATGAGGAAGAGGAGCCATGGAGATCAAGCTTCCCGGTTCCAACCATGACGACAAGGTTGTTCGGTagcggggtgtaatgttaggataTAGGATGATAGGTTTAGGATAGAAGCCGAACGGTAACGGGGGACAACCGAACAGTATCAATAGGAGAGACCGAGCGGTAGCGATAACAGGCCGAGCGGTTAAGGGGGTAGAGGTTTTTGTTGAATAGGGGAGCGTGTCAGAGCTGCTTTAAATAGAGCTCCTGTAACCCTGTATGGGACATTGAGTGATTTTGTGTAAAGTCAAGTCTTTAGCCTGTAGAGAGAAGTTATGCTCTCAACcagagaggttatgctctcaaccagggaggttatgctctcaaccagggaggttatgctcccaagcCATTCATTGTACCGTGCCTATTCGTTCTGAAATAAGAGAATTCTTTCATTCATCTTTGTATTCTGTTGTGTGAGAGTGTGTTTGGTTAGGCTTCGGACATAGAAACCTAACATGTTGAAtgtcttatatatttatttcagaTTGCTTACGTCAATGTTGGAAAGGATGTGTACCTAATGGAAGTGCCAGAAAGTTTGTCTAGGAATATTCCTCGGGATTATGAATTGCGTTCATCCAGAAAAGTAAGTAGACAAACAGTGCTCCGAAAATTTGATCTCAATTGCAGAAATATCTATTTGAtttctataataatattttgttgtttgttggctTTACTTGTAAATAATCCTGCATATTGGTTTCCCGATTTATCTTTTGTACATTGTATTTATGTTGCATCaacaatgataaagaaattaattCCCATGAAATTGTTGGTTAGTCATTGATACATTATTATCTGCACTGCAGGTACgtcattttttctcttatttttttcgtATGATACATGCAGGGTTTCTTTAGGTACTGGACTCCggatattaaaatttatttaaaagaactCTCCCAAGCTGAATTGGAAAAGGAGTCCTTGTTGAAAAATACATTGCAGAGACTGATTGGGCGCTTTTGTGAAAACCACACCGAGTGGAAGCAGTTGGTCTCTGCAACTGCAGGTACATATTGTGGTCCTTTCACAAGATGGATTTCCCATGTTGCATTTAATTAGAAAAGCAAAAGCTTTTCTTTTGTATGGCTTAAACTACATTCACATGTTGCAGAACTGGATCTGTTGATCAGTTTAGCAATAGCTGGTGACTACTATGAAGGACCAACATGCACACCAGCTTTCGTTGGTGCATTATGTACTAAAGGAGCTCCTTACCTCCATGCTAAAAGTTTGGGGCACCCTGTCCTCAGGAGTGATACCCTAGGCAAGGGTGCGTTTGTTCCCAATGACATAACCATTGGTGGTTCGGATCAAGCCAGCTTTATCCTTCTAACAGGTCCTAACATGGGTGGGAAGTCAACTCTTCTTCGTCAGGTTTGCTTGACTGTGATTTTGGCCCAGGTGAAACTTTTAAGTCATTTTCAGATTATATATTAATtgccatttttttttgtaaatgtgTGTGTGGGTGGGGGTGTAGAACTGTTGGTCTTGCTCTTTGATTCATCTTTAAAGCCAAATTTGGCCTTGCCCTTTGACTCATCTTAAATAAGCCCGATTTTAATCTGTGGAGTACACTTTTAATTTCGTATGCAGGTAGGAGCTGATGTCCCAGCAGAAAGCTTTGATTTGTCACCTGTTGATCGGATTTTTGTTCGAATGGGGGCCAAAGATAATATAATGGCTGGCCAAAGTACATTTTTAACTGAGCTTTCAGAAACTGCAACGATGCTGGTGAGATGTCTCTTTGACTATCAATttgtattacttttaattttggTGAAGCAGGTCTATAAAAATAGGCTGCTTATAAGACTGAAAGTTATTTCAAGCATTGTTTCTTGTTTGATAAGTACTAGCGACATATTCTTTCTGTtggttaaaatttattgaaaaccaATTTTTGGTGGGGTTCACTTTTTTCACGAgtctaaattattaatttttttaataaattgtagTCAATAGTGTGTTTTTGGAAGAGTTGATTGCTAGCACTTTTCTTTTGAATATGAACAAATGATGTGGTTTATGGTATAGTTTTTTTTCCCTCTAAAATGTAAGAAGCAATAACACAGCATTGAAGGAGGCAAACTTTTGTCTCTCTTTTCTTTAGAGCTCACTCATTTTTATAATGTTTCACCTGCAATAGATTAGTTAGTTGTGTTTAATTCAGAAAGCTCTTTATGcccttttattttgttatgCACATTACAGATGCATACAGATTAATCTGATCCTTTtgaaacattgtttctttctaAATAAGTACTTTTGATGGTGAGTGTAGTCATCAGCCACTCGTAACTCATTGGTGGCTCTGGATGAGCTTGGGCGTGGGACTGCAACTTCTGATGGACAAGCAATTGCGTAAGTGTTTATTTTGGGATTAGTTGGACATGTTTTTGTCTCGCATGGTTTCATTATTCTTCATTGAATTTCTAGTGAGGCCTTCTCAGATTCGGCCTTTTGTATTTCAAATATTTGACAGGGAATCAGTATTAGAACATTTTGTGCGGAAGGTGCAGTGTCGTGGATTGTTTTCTACCCATTATCATCGATTAGCTGTAGATTATCTCAACGATCCCAAGGTATTTCTAGTTTTTTTATCCAGAATAATCATCAGTGAtagttaaattgaatttatggTCCTATGCTTGTAAGAAACtattttaatctcaattttCTTAGTTTATTTAATTGGCCATAAATGATTGCAAGTCATGACAATATTTAGATGTGGTATCCTAAAGAAAGTTTACATTGTGGTGTAGAGACTGTTCCACCTGCTTTTGGTcagttttatttatgaaaaatcgtATCTCTGAAAATGCTTTTTTGTGCTTGTAAAGGTCTGTCTCAGTCACATGGCATGCCAAGTTGGTGATGGAATTGCAGGTTTAGACGAAGTCACCTTTCTTTACAGGCTAACGCCTGGTGCTTGCCCCAAGAGCTATGGTGTTAACGTTGCTCGGATAGCTGGTacgtttttgttgttttgaaatataGTAAACATGGATTGTGCTCCTCTATAGTGAGTGGTATACTTTCAGAGGGTAAACTAATATCCTCGTACTTATAACACCTGAATTGTATTTGATAACGATTTCAACCAATAATTTTCCAATCAACAGTTATATCCTTGCACTTGCCCCTCTAAAGTGCACTAAATTTAGAGGAGACAAACCTGCTTTGGTTGTCAGCATGTTCTCATCCAACATAGGCAGTTCACTAATTGTTGGTTCGTTGACTTTTAAGCTTTAAACATAAAGTTGAACTATAAGGTTGGTTTAGTAGTAAAAGTTGGAAGAGTGGGAGAGATTGTGGGTTCAATTTTTCCACTAATATTTGGAAATCATAAGATTGGTTTGAAAGGTTTGAAA
This sequence is a window from Vigna angularis cultivar LongXiaoDou No.4 chromosome 2, ASM1680809v1, whole genome shotgun sequence. Protein-coding genes within it:
- the LOC108329230 gene encoding DNA mismatch repair protein MSH6 encodes the protein MGPSRRNSNGRSPLVNQQRQITSFFTKSPSPSPTLAKTNQKPNPNHDSDPNPSPSSTTLTPSPLNPKPNKSLLVIGASVSPPSASSSLYGQEVVGRRVKVYWPLDKAWYEGSIKSFDKSTSKHVIRYLDDEEESLILAEEKIEWLHESSTKKLKRLRRGFPDIRKMEIDDEELKEGSNKGEKEEEHDNVNDDDDDSNDEDWGKNAASLEDAGDGEEDTDLEDEDEEDVAGSAKGKKVEAKKRKLNATDKLEPAKKSKSGVEVCKGSFKLSVLEPTTNLEIKKTSSGADNVSFTETSERFASREAQKLRFLKVDRRDAKRRRAGDENYDSRTLYLPPDFLKNLSEGQKQWWEFKSKHMDKVLFFKMGKFYELFEMDAHVGVKELDLQYMKGDQPHCGFPEKNFSMNAEKLARKGYRVLVVEQTETPEQLELRRKEKGSKDKVVRREICAVVTKGTLTDGELLSANPEAAYLMALTEHHEKLPNEISERTYGVCIVDVATSRVILGQFKDDLDCSALCSILSEIRPVEIVKPAKQLSAETERALLKHTRNPLVNELIPGVEFWDAGKTRDQLKQIYGNANDVSVEDNGLDCLPNVLQELVKTGDNSISALSALGGALYYLKQAFLDERLLRFAQFELLPHSGFDDLASKHYMVLDVAALENLEIFENSRNGGSSGTLYAQLNQCVTAFGKRLLKTWLARPLCNVESIKERQEAVAGLKGVNLPSALEFRGALSKLPDIERLLARIFCSSEASGRNANKVILYEDAAKKQVQEFIAALRGCEQMLEACSSLAVILNDVQSRQLHHLLTPGKGLPDVRMELNHFKEAFDWVEANSSGRIIPREGVDTEYASACKTVKEIESTLLKHLKKQRELLGDTSIAYVNVGKDVYLMEVPESLSRNIPRDYELRSSRKGFFRYWTPDIKIYLKELSQAELEKESLLKNTLQRLIGRFCENHTEWKQLVSATAELDLLISLAIAGDYYEGPTCTPAFVGALCTKGAPYLHAKSLGHPVLRSDTLGKGAFVPNDITIGGSDQASFILLTGPNMGGKSTLLRQVCLTVILAQVGADVPAESFDLSPVDRIFVRMGAKDNIMAGQSTFLTELSETATMLSSATRNSLVALDELGRGTATSDGQAIAESVLEHFVRKVQCRGLFSTHYHRLAVDYLNDPKVCLSHMACQVGDGIAGLDEVTFLYRLTPGACPKSYGVNVARIAGLPTSVLQKAASKSREFEASYGKCRKVSSETNSPNKNWVDEIAAIIRKLTEMATNLSCQETLCVGSLRELQDKARESMQRRC